The proteins below are encoded in one region of Gammaproteobacteria bacterium:
- a CDS encoding DUF4845 domain-containing protein: MTGQAKLHYQETKYQQGMTVIGLLLSLMVLGVFVLAAIRLVPVYLDHFSIRSAINGVASEPEAGQYDKHEIRDRIAKRLLVSSVDAPDIKNIKIKRGRDGKYHLTWHREPRVHYAANLYFVLVFDYEATIPSR; this comes from the coding sequence ATGACTGGACAAGCAAAACTGCATTACCAGGAAACCAAGTACCAGCAAGGCATGACCGTCATTGGCCTTTTGCTCTCTTTGATGGTGCTCGGTGTGTTTGTGTTGGCGGCCATTCGCCTCGTTCCGGTTTATCTTGATCATTTTTCTATTCGGTCAGCCATCAATGGAGTGGCCAGTGAACCGGAGGCCGGTCAATACGACAAGCACGAAATTCGTGATCGAATTGCGAAACGGCTGCTGGTCAGCAGTGTTGACGCCCCAGATATCAAAAACATCAAGATTAAGCGGGGGCGAGACGGTAAATATCATTTAACTTGGCACCGGGAACCACGTGTTCATTATGCTGCGAACCTATACTTCGTGCTTGTTTTTGATTACGAAGCGACGATTCCATCGCGATGA
- a CDS encoding GTPase Era, whose amino-acid sequence MTRRAGYIAVVGRPNVGKSTLMNQIVGEKISIISRKPQTTRHRIHGIYTTENTQFVFVDTPGIHWQEVRHLNKQMNRAAINTMMDVDVVVWVVDAQRWTDDDERVLSCLKPVSCPVILFINKVDRIKDKAQLLPMIDALSKRYDFEAVVLGSALKNKYLDELLHEIEQRLPESEFIFPEDYLTDRSLRFLVAEIIREKLMHFLGDEMPYSTTVEIERFDESSPDRAEIHALILVERKGQKKAVIGEQGQRIKKIGMAARKDIERLLDSHVRLELWVKVKEGWADDERAIRSLGIDSER is encoded by the coding sequence ATGACGAGGCGGGCTGGCTATATCGCGGTGGTGGGTCGGCCGAATGTCGGAAAATCCACCCTCATGAACCAAATTGTTGGCGAGAAAATTTCGATTATTTCCAGAAAGCCTCAGACGACGCGTCATCGTATTCATGGCATCTACACCACAGAGAACACGCAGTTTGTTTTTGTGGATACACCCGGCATCCACTGGCAGGAAGTGAGGCATTTAAACAAGCAGATGAATCGGGCAGCGATCAATACCATGATGGACGTCGATGTTGTGGTGTGGGTGGTCGATGCCCAGCGTTGGACGGATGATGATGAACGTGTGCTGTCCTGCCTGAAGCCGGTGTCGTGTCCGGTGATTTTGTTTATCAACAAAGTCGATCGTATTAAAGACAAGGCGCAGCTGTTACCAATGATCGATGCGCTGAGCAAACGGTACGATTTTGAAGCGGTTGTTTTAGGCTCCGCATTAAAAAATAAGTATCTTGATGAGTTACTTCATGAAATAGAGCAGAGACTACCGGAAAGCGAATTTATTTTTCCGGAAGACTATCTCACCGATCGCAGTCTTCGTTTTTTGGTGGCTGAGATAATACGAGAGAAATTGATGCATTTTTTGGGCGACGAGATGCCCTATTCAACAACTGTTGAAATTGAACGTTTTGACGAATCATCCCCCGATCGAGCCGAGATTCATGCCTTGATTCTGGTCGAACGAAAGGGCCAGAAAAAAGCAGTGATTGGGGAACAGGGACAGCGCATCAAAAAAATTGGCATGGCCGCAAGAAAAGATATTGAGCGACTGCTCGACAGCCACGTACGGCTGGAATTATGGGTCAAAGTCAAAGAAGGATGGGCTGATGACGAGCGAGCAATTCGTAGTCTTGGGATCGACAGCGAACGGTGA
- a CDS encoding ribonuclease III — MTIDLSTLQRRLNYQFQDINWLELALTHRSAKGAHNERLEFLGDALLGAWVAEQLFFRFPEADEGTLSRLRARVVKGTALAKIGHRLELGQYLRLGPGELKSGGHRRDSILADTVEALIGGVFCDGGAQAAESVMASLLGAEIEQLKIADAQKDPKTRLQEWLQRHGAELPVYRLLREWGEDHAPHFLVECEAVYQGKAFRAQAENTSRKRAEQNAAEQVLSSIEEQMG; from the coding sequence ATGACGATCGACCTTAGTACGCTTCAGAGACGACTGAATTACCAGTTTCAAGACATTAATTGGCTAGAGCTGGCACTGACGCATCGAAGTGCCAAAGGCGCCCATAACGAACGTTTGGAGTTTCTTGGCGATGCGCTACTTGGTGCATGGGTGGCCGAACAGCTCTTCTTTCGCTTTCCAGAGGCCGATGAAGGCACGTTGTCGCGCCTTCGGGCGAGAGTAGTCAAGGGGACGGCACTGGCGAAAATTGGCCATCGTCTTGAACTTGGGCAGTACCTGCGTCTTGGACCAGGAGAACTAAAGAGTGGCGGACACCGGCGTGACTCGATTTTGGCGGATACGGTCGAAGCGCTAATTGGCGGCGTGTTTTGCGATGGCGGTGCGCAGGCCGCCGAGTCGGTGATGGCCTCCTTGCTGGGGGCTGAAATCGAGCAGCTCAAAATTGCCGATGCACAAAAGGATCCGAAAACTCGACTACAGGAATGGCTTCAGCGCCATGGCGCCGAGCTACCCGTTTATCGCTTGTTGCGGGAGTGGGGTGAGGACCATGCGCCGCATTTTCTTGTTGAGTGTGAAGCGGTTTATCAGGGCAAGGCATTTAGAGCACAAGCAGAAAATACCAGCCGGAAGCGTGCTGAACAAAATGCCGCTGAACAAGTGCTGAGCAGTATTGAGGAGCAAATGGGATGA